Proteins encoded by one window of Streptomyces sp. LX-29:
- a CDS encoding helix-turn-helix transcriptional regulator, whose translation MTHAHVSYGIQAAYGLRVSPATVAAWELGEAFPDENELMALAGALWCAPGDLLGAPGTLREHRVAQGIAPADLAMRIGMDPYEYERMESSGVWTGNDGQAANLAEVLKLPLRAFFQVTGRDEALAGLLRSAVDTRWQAYVRKVAKLVPLPKPRIEQALKSLHGDYQARMAATLVRGATADNAAADARAFLDHIVEHFWDRIDAAV comes from the coding sequence ATGACGCACGCGCACGTCTCGTACGGCATCCAGGCCGCCTACGGGCTCCGGGTGTCACCGGCGACCGTCGCCGCCTGGGAGTTGGGGGAGGCGTTCCCCGACGAGAACGAGCTGATGGCGCTGGCGGGGGCGCTGTGGTGCGCGCCCGGAGACCTCCTGGGAGCACCCGGCACGTTGCGCGAGCACCGGGTGGCCCAGGGCATCGCGCCGGCCGACCTGGCCATGCGCATCGGCATGGACCCGTATGAGTACGAGCGGATGGAGAGCTCCGGGGTCTGGACCGGGAACGACGGCCAGGCCGCCAACCTCGCCGAGGTGCTCAAGCTTCCGCTGCGCGCCTTCTTCCAGGTCACCGGGCGCGACGAGGCGCTCGCCGGACTGCTCCGCTCGGCGGTGGACACCCGCTGGCAGGCCTATGTGCGCAAGGTCGCCAAGTTGGTACCACTGCCCAAACCACGCATCGAGCAGGCCCTGAAGTCCCTGCACGGCGACTACCAGGCCCGGATGGCGGCCACCCTGGTGCGCGGCGCCACCGCCGACAACGCCGCCGCCGACGCGAGGGCCTTCCTCGACCACATCGTGGAACACTTCTGGGACCGGATCGACGCCGCCGTCTGA
- a CDS encoding ATP-dependent 6-phosphofructokinase gives MRIGVLTAGGDCPGLNAVIRSVVHRAVAGHGDEVIGFEDGFKGLLEGRHRKLDLDAVSGILARGGTILGSSRLERARLREACETSKELARDYGIDVLIPIGGEGTLTAASMLAASGLPIVGVPKTIDNDISATDRTFGFDTAVGVATDAIDRLKTTAESHQRVMVVEVMGRHAGWIALESGMAAGAHAICLPERPFDPADLCKMVEERFARGKKFAVICVAEGAHPAEGTMDYQKGEIDQYGHERFAGIGNRLAVELERRLGKEARPVILGHVQRGGTPTAYDRVLATRFGWHAVEAAHRGEFGMMTALRGTDIVMVPIGDAVTELKRVPADRMHEAESVF, from the coding sequence ATGCGCATCGGAGTCCTCACCGCAGGCGGCGACTGCCCTGGCCTCAACGCTGTGATCCGGTCGGTCGTACACCGCGCGGTGGCCGGTCACGGGGACGAGGTCATCGGCTTCGAGGACGGCTTCAAGGGGCTCCTGGAGGGGCGGCACCGCAAGCTCGACCTCGACGCGGTCAGCGGCATCCTGGCCCGCGGCGGCACCATCCTCGGCTCCTCCCGCCTGGAGCGCGCCCGGCTGCGCGAGGCGTGCGAGACCTCCAAGGAGCTCGCCCGCGACTACGGCATCGACGTGCTCATCCCCATCGGCGGCGAGGGCACGCTGACCGCCGCCAGCATGCTCGCGGCCTCCGGCCTGCCGATCGTCGGCGTGCCGAAGACCATCGACAACGACATCTCGGCCACCGACCGCACCTTCGGCTTCGACACCGCGGTCGGCGTGGCCACCGACGCCATCGACCGGCTCAAGACCACCGCCGAGTCGCACCAGCGGGTCATGGTCGTCGAGGTCATGGGCCGGCACGCGGGGTGGATCGCCCTGGAGTCCGGCATGGCCGCCGGCGCGCACGCGATCTGCCTGCCGGAGCGCCCGTTCGACCCGGCCGACCTGTGCAAGATGGTCGAGGAGCGGTTCGCCCGCGGCAAGAAGTTCGCCGTCATCTGCGTCGCCGAGGGCGCGCACCCCGCCGAGGGGACGATGGACTACCAGAAGGGCGAGATCGACCAGTACGGCCACGAGCGCTTCGCCGGCATCGGCAACCGGCTCGCGGTCGAGCTGGAGCGGCGCCTGGGCAAGGAGGCCCGCCCGGTCATCCTCGGCCACGTCCAGCGCGGCGGCACCCCGACCGCGTACGACCGGGTGCTCGCGACCCGCTTCGGCTGGCACGCGGTGGAGGCCGCGCACCGCGGCGAGTTCGGCATGATGACGGCGCTGCGCGGCACGGACATCGTGATGGTGCCGATCGGGGACGCGGTGACCGAGCTCAAGCGGGTGCCGGCGGACCGCATGCACGAGGCGGAGTCTGTCTTCTAG
- the pta gene encoding phosphate acetyltransferase: MTRSVYVTGIDRGDGRQVVELGIMELLTRHVDRVGVFRPLVHDNPDRLFDLLRARYRLSQAPGSAYGMSYEEAAALQAERGTDELVAQLVGRFHEVARDYEYVLVLGSDYAATSLPDELGLNARLANEFGASVIAVVGGQDQSAESVRAEARNAYRAYEAQGCDVVALVVNRVAPADRTAITERLAARLPVPCYVLPEDASLSAPTVSQVVRTLGAEVLLGDDSGLSRDVRDFVFGGAMLPTFLPALTDGCLVVTPGDRADLIVGALAAHSAGAPPIAGVLLTLDERPGADILALASRLAPGTPVVSVPGKSFPTAEQLFALEGKLHAGTPRKAETALGLFERHVDTAELTNRISVARSSRVTPMMFEHELIERSRSGRRRVVLPEGSEERVLRAADVLLRRDVCELTLLGDQDAIRKRAGELGIELAEAQIIDPQTSPLRERFAELYAKLRAHKGVSYELAYDIVADVSYFGTLMVQEGLADGMVSGAVHSTAATIRPAFEIIKTAPGAQIVSSVFFMCLADRVLVYGDCAVNPDPNAEQLADIAIQSATTAAQFGVEPRIAMLSYSTGTSGSGADVDKVRAATELVRQRRPDLLVEGPIQYDAAVDAAVAATKLPDSEVAGKATVLIFPDLNTGNNTYKAVQRSAGAVAVGPVLQGLRKPVNDLSRGALVQDIVNTVAITAIQAQTPTSPAAPADPAQKAQTA, from the coding sequence GTGACGCGCAGCGTGTACGTGACCGGGATCGACCGTGGCGACGGGCGCCAGGTCGTGGAGCTGGGAATCATGGAGCTCCTCACCCGCCATGTGGACAGGGTCGGTGTCTTCCGCCCCCTGGTCCACGACAACCCCGACCGCCTGTTCGACCTGCTGCGGGCGCGCTACCGGCTGAGCCAGGCCCCGGGGAGCGCGTACGGCATGAGCTACGAGGAGGCCGCCGCGCTCCAGGCCGAGCGCGGCACCGACGAGCTGGTCGCCCAGCTCGTCGGCCGCTTCCACGAGGTGGCCCGCGACTACGAGTACGTGCTGGTGCTGGGCAGCGACTACGCCGCCACCAGCCTCCCCGACGAGCTGGGCCTCAACGCCCGACTGGCCAACGAGTTCGGCGCCTCGGTGATCGCCGTCGTCGGCGGCCAGGACCAGAGCGCGGAGTCGGTGCGGGCCGAGGCGCGCAACGCCTACCGCGCCTACGAGGCGCAGGGCTGCGACGTGGTGGCGCTGGTGGTCAACCGGGTCGCCCCCGCCGACCGCACCGCCATCACCGAGCGGCTGGCCGCGCGACTGCCCGTCCCCTGCTACGTGCTCCCCGAGGACGCCTCGCTCTCCGCGCCCACCGTCTCCCAGGTGGTGCGCACCCTCGGCGCCGAGGTGCTGCTGGGCGACGACTCCGGGCTCTCCCGCGACGTGCGCGACTTCGTCTTCGGCGGCGCCATGCTGCCCACCTTCCTGCCCGCGCTGACCGACGGCTGCCTGGTGGTGACCCCCGGCGACCGCGCGGACCTGATCGTCGGCGCGCTCGCCGCGCACAGTGCCGGCGCCCCGCCGATCGCCGGCGTGCTGCTGACCCTGGACGAGCGGCCGGGCGCCGACATCCTGGCGCTCGCCTCGCGGCTCGCCCCCGGCACCCCGGTGGTGTCGGTGCCCGGGAAGAGCTTCCCCACCGCCGAGCAGCTGTTCGCCCTGGAGGGCAAGCTGCACGCCGGTACGCCGCGCAAGGCGGAGACCGCCTTGGGTCTGTTCGAGCGGCACGTGGACACCGCCGAGCTGACCAACCGCATCTCCGTGGCCCGGTCCAGCCGGGTCACGCCGATGATGTTCGAACACGAGCTGATCGAGCGCTCCCGCTCCGGCCGGCGCCGGGTGGTGCTGCCCGAGGGCTCCGAGGAGCGGGTGCTGCGCGCCGCCGATGTGCTGCTGCGCCGCGACGTGTGCGAGCTGACGCTGCTGGGCGACCAGGACGCGATCCGCAAGCGCGCCGGCGAACTGGGCATCGAGCTGGCCGAGGCGCAGATCATCGACCCGCAGACCTCCCCGCTGCGCGAGCGGTTCGCCGAGCTCTACGCCAAGCTGCGCGCCCACAAGGGCGTCTCCTACGAGCTGGCGTACGACATCGTCGCCGACGTCTCCTACTTCGGCACCCTGATGGTGCAGGAGGGGCTGGCCGACGGCATGGTCTCCGGCGCGGTGCACTCCACCGCCGCCACCATCCGGCCCGCCTTCGAGATCATCAAGACGGCGCCGGGCGCGCAGATCGTCTCCTCGGTCTTCTTCATGTGCCTGGCCGACCGGGTGCTGGTCTACGGCGACTGCGCGGTCAACCCGGACCCGAACGCCGAGCAGCTCGCCGACATCGCCATCCAGTCGGCGACCACCGCGGCCCAGTTCGGCGTCGAGCCGCGGATCGCGATGCTGTCGTACTCCACCGGCACCTCCGGCTCCGGCGCGGACGTGGACAAGGTGCGCGCCGCCACCGAGCTGGTGCGGCAGCGCCGCCCGGACCTGCTGGTCGAGGGCCCGATCCAGTACGACGCGGCGGTGGACGCGGCGGTCGCGGCGACCAAGCTGCCCGACTCCGAGGTCGCCGGCAAGGCCACGGTCCTGATCTTCCCGGACCTCAACACCGGCAACAACACCTACAAGGCCGTGCAGCGCTCGGCGGGCGCGGTCGCGGTCGGCCCGGTCCTCCAGGGCCTGCGCAAGCCGGTCAACGACCTGTCCCGCGGCGCCCTCGTCCAGGACATCGTCAACACCGTGGCGATCACCGCCATCCAGGCCCAGACCCCGACGTCCCCCGCCGCCCCGGCGGACCCCGCACAGAAGGCGCAGACCGCGTGA
- a CDS encoding acetate kinase: protein MNGSRVLVLNSGSSSLKYQLLDMADGSRLASGLVERIGEGPVADHEAALKQVATELAGQGLGLDSPALAAVGHRVVHGGTRFTEPTLITDEVVEEIEKLVPLAPLHNPANISGITVARGLRPDLPQVAVFDTAFHSTMPESAARYAIDTETADRYGVRRYGFHGTSHAYVSRATARLLDKDPSEVNTIVLHLGNGASASAVRGGECVDTSMGLTPLEGLVMGTRSGDLDPAAIFHLARVGGLSTDEIDALLNKRSGLLGLCGDNDMREIGRRIGEGDAAAQLAFDIYIHRLRKYVGAYAAVLGRVDAVAFTAGVGENSAAVREAALRGLDAFGIEVDPVRNAIRGSSARLISAEESRVAVAVVPTDEELEIATQTFQLVTEASA from the coding sequence GTGAACGGCTCCCGAGTCCTCGTCCTCAACTCCGGCTCCTCCTCGCTGAAGTACCAGCTCCTGGACATGGCCGACGGCTCCCGGCTGGCGTCGGGGCTCGTCGAGCGCATCGGTGAGGGACCGGTCGCCGACCACGAGGCCGCCCTCAAGCAGGTCGCCACGGAGCTCGCGGGCCAGGGCCTCGGCCTGGACTCGCCGGCGCTGGCCGCGGTCGGCCACCGGGTGGTGCACGGCGGCACCCGGTTCACCGAGCCGACGCTGATCACCGACGAGGTGGTCGAGGAGATCGAGAAGCTGGTGCCGCTGGCCCCGCTGCACAACCCGGCCAACATCTCCGGGATCACGGTGGCCCGTGGGCTCCGCCCCGACCTGCCGCAGGTCGCGGTCTTCGACACCGCCTTCCACTCGACCATGCCGGAGTCGGCCGCGCGGTACGCGATCGACACCGAGACCGCCGACCGGTACGGGGTGCGGCGCTACGGCTTCCACGGCACCTCGCACGCGTATGTCTCGCGGGCCACCGCCCGACTGCTGGACAAGGACCCGTCCGAGGTCAACACGATCGTGCTGCACCTGGGCAACGGCGCCAGCGCCTCCGCGGTGCGCGGCGGGGAGTGCGTGGACACCTCCATGGGTCTGACCCCGCTGGAGGGCCTGGTCATGGGCACCCGCTCGGGTGACCTGGACCCGGCCGCCATCTTCCATCTGGCGCGGGTCGGCGGGCTGTCCACCGACGAGATCGACGCCCTGCTGAACAAGCGCAGCGGGCTGCTCGGCCTGTGCGGCGACAACGACATGCGGGAGATCGGCCGCCGCATCGGCGAGGGCGACGCCGCCGCCCAGCTGGCCTTCGACATCTACATCCACCGGCTGCGCAAGTACGTCGGCGCGTACGCGGCGGTGCTGGGTCGGGTGGACGCCGTCGCCTTCACCGCGGGCGTCGGCGAGAACTCGGCGGCCGTCCGGGAGGCGGCGCTGCGCGGCCTGGACGCCTTCGGCATCGAGGTGGACCCGGTGCGCAACGCCATCCGGGGCTCCTCGGCGCGCCTGATCTCCGCCGAGGAGAGCCGGGTGGCGGTCGCGGTGGTGCCCACCGACGAGGAGCTGGAGATCGCCACTCAGACGTTCCAGCTGGTCACCGAGGCCAGCGCCTGA
- the pyk gene encoding pyruvate kinase, which yields MRRSKIVCTLGPAVDSFEQLKTLIEAGMNVARFNMSHGTHSEHEERYHRLRKASAETGHAVGVLADLQGPKIRLETFAEGPVELVRGDEFTITTEDVPGDKTICGTTYKGLPGDVAKGDQILINDGNVELRVTAVEGPQVRTIVIEGGVISDHKGINLPGAAVNVPALSEKDVDDLTFALRMGCDMVALSFVRDAADVRDVHRVMDQVGRRVPVIAKVEKPQAVANMEEVVMAFDGVMVARGDLAVEYPLEKVPMVQKRLIELCRRNAKPVIVATQMMESMITNSRPTRAEASDVANAILDGADAVMLSAESSVGQYPIETVKTMSKIVQAAEEELLSKGLQPLVPGKKPRTQGGSVARAACEIADFLGATSLVAFTKSGDTARRLSRYRAQQPILAFTTDESTRNQLTLSWGVESFVVPYVENTDGMVDLVDAELLKLNRYAAGDTMIITAGSPPGIPGTTNMVRVHHLGGAQ from the coding sequence ATGCGCCGTTCCAAAATCGTCTGCACCCTGGGCCCCGCCGTCGACTCCTTCGAGCAGCTGAAGACGCTGATCGAGGCCGGCATGAACGTGGCCCGCTTCAACATGAGCCACGGGACCCACTCGGAGCACGAGGAGCGCTACCACCGGCTCCGTAAGGCGTCCGCGGAGACCGGTCACGCGGTCGGCGTGCTCGCCGACCTCCAGGGCCCGAAGATCCGGCTGGAGACCTTCGCCGAGGGCCCGGTCGAGCTGGTGCGCGGTGACGAGTTCACCATCACCACCGAGGACGTCCCGGGTGACAAGACGATCTGCGGCACCACCTACAAGGGCCTGCCGGGCGACGTCGCCAAGGGCGACCAGATCCTGATCAACGACGGCAACGTCGAGCTGCGGGTCACCGCGGTCGAGGGCCCGCAGGTGCGGACGATCGTCATCGAGGGCGGGGTGATCTCCGACCACAAGGGCATCAACCTGCCCGGCGCGGCGGTGAACGTCCCGGCGCTGTCCGAGAAGGACGTCGATGACCTGACCTTCGCCCTGCGGATGGGCTGCGACATGGTCGCGCTCTCCTTCGTGCGGGACGCCGCCGACGTGCGCGACGTGCACCGGGTCATGGACCAGGTGGGCCGCCGGGTGCCGGTGATCGCCAAGGTCGAGAAGCCGCAGGCGGTCGCCAACATGGAGGAGGTCGTCATGGCCTTCGACGGTGTGATGGTGGCCCGCGGCGACCTGGCGGTGGAGTACCCGCTGGAGAAGGTCCCGATGGTGCAGAAGCGGCTCATCGAGCTGTGCCGCCGCAACGCCAAGCCGGTGATCGTGGCGACCCAGATGATGGAGTCGATGATCACCAACTCCCGGCCGACCCGCGCCGAGGCGTCCGACGTGGCCAACGCCATCCTGGACGGCGCGGACGCGGTGATGCTGTCCGCCGAGTCCTCGGTCGGCCAGTACCCGATCGAGACGGTCAAGACCATGTCGAAGATCGTCCAGGCGGCCGAGGAGGAGCTGCTCTCCAAGGGCCTCCAGCCGCTGGTCCCGGGCAAGAAGCCGCGCACCCAGGGCGGTTCGGTGGCCCGCGCGGCCTGCGAGATCGCCGACTTCCTGGGCGCCACGTCGCTCGTGGCGTTCACCAAGTCCGGTGACACCGCCCGCCGACTGTCCCGCTACCGCGCCCAGCAGCCGATCCTGGCGTTCACCACCGACGAGTCCACCCGCAACCAGCTGACGCTCAGCTGGGGCGTGGAGTCCTTCGTGGTTCCGTATGTGGAGAACACCGACGGCATGGTCGACCTGGTCGACGCCGAGCTGCTCAAGCTCAACCGCTACGCCGCGGGCGACACCATGATCATCACCGCCGGCTCGCCCCCCGGCATCCCCGGCACCACCAACATGGTCCGGGTGCACCACCTGGGCGGCGCCCAGTAA
- a CDS encoding hydrogenase expression protein HypF: MGGTVRGDEEREADAGKPRRTRTGPRHAAPRKSVLTRLQMPAGKAIALAAMPTAVLMGMGLTPQLASADPRAQDFKPGPCVTQPDEAGDEQDKDKNQDKDQDQDKSQDRDRDRGKDTEDPKGEEPGTPESPDGEKPRDPAGGDRDDQGRDGTGQDEENPGDEDTGDPGQDGTTPAPGPTGDGTTPKPAPTGSTDPADGATESPDPVETDPESPLDPLDPLDPLGIGDPLEDVLNGEDDDHAGQPGEDGAEPGSDATEPTSDPTHKAGDPAADTADEAKDEAEDKAADKAADRAGKDEDPGDEPTDGTSPAPSPTTTPSPDSTPTPDPSPKPGDGAEGDGEGYPCPTYDAEAYENAPTEPTASLLPDEPWTLKTTRLGLHGLAYDGIVEVKTYSGKVKKVLKFTAKGVDIKDLHQLVKGPGGTTTHVAGREGSTSTIRNGTVTMYTEELSGKLLGIIPVTFSPKAPPPLTLPELFFTEATVVQAGQFGGDLTIPGMRLYQTEG, from the coding sequence ATGGGAGGCACCGTGCGGGGTGATGAGGAGCGGGAGGCCGACGCCGGCAAACCGCGCCGCACGAGAACAGGACCGCGCCACGCGGCTCCGAGGAAGTCGGTCCTCACCCGGCTGCAGATGCCCGCGGGCAAGGCGATCGCCCTGGCGGCGATGCCGACGGCCGTGCTCATGGGCATGGGGCTGACCCCGCAGCTCGCCAGCGCCGACCCCCGGGCGCAGGACTTCAAGCCGGGTCCGTGCGTGACCCAGCCGGACGAGGCGGGGGACGAGCAGGACAAGGACAAGAACCAGGACAAGGACCAGGACCAGGACAAGAGCCAGGACCGGGACCGGGACCGGGGCAAGGACACCGAGGACCCCAAGGGCGAGGAGCCCGGGACCCCGGAGAGCCCCGACGGCGAGAAGCCCCGGGACCCCGCCGGCGGCGACCGGGACGACCAGGGTCGGGACGGCACCGGCCAGGACGAGGAGAACCCGGGCGACGAGGACACCGGCGACCCGGGCCAGGACGGCACCACGCCCGCGCCCGGACCGACCGGCGACGGCACCACGCCGAAGCCGGCCCCGACCGGATCGACCGACCCCGCGGACGGGGCGACGGAGTCTCCCGACCCCGTCGAGACCGACCCCGAGAGCCCGTTGGACCCGCTCGATCCGCTCGACCCGCTGGGCATCGGCGACCCGCTGGAGGACGTCCTCAACGGCGAGGACGACGACCACGCGGGACAGCCGGGGGAGGACGGCGCCGAGCCGGGCTCGGACGCCACCGAACCCACCTCGGACCCGACCCACAAGGCCGGGGACCCGGCCGCGGACACCGCCGACGAGGCGAAGGACGAGGCCGAGGACAAGGCGGCCGACAAGGCGGCGGACCGGGCCGGGAAGGACGAGGACCCGGGCGACGAACCGACCGACGGGACCTCGCCCGCTCCGTCCCCGACCACCACCCCGAGCCCGGACTCCACCCCGACCCCCGACCCGTCCCCGAAGCCGGGCGACGGTGCCGAGGGCGACGGCGAGGGCTACCCCTGTCCGACCTACGACGCCGAGGCGTACGAGAACGCGCCCACGGAGCCGACCGCCAGCCTGCTGCCGGACGAGCCGTGGACGCTCAAGACGACCAGGCTCGGCCTGCACGGGCTCGCCTACGACGGCATCGTCGAGGTGAAGACGTACAGCGGGAAGGTCAAGAAGGTCCTGAAGTTCACCGCCAAGGGCGTCGACATCAAGGACCTGCACCAGCTGGTGAAGGGCCCGGGCGGGACCACCACGCATGTGGCGGGCCGCGAGGGCAGCACCTCCACCATCCGCAACGGCACGGTGACGATGTACACCGAGGAGCTGAGCGGCAAGCTGCTGGGGATCATCCCGGTCACCTTCTCGCCCAAGGCCCCGCCGCCGCTGACCCTCCCCGAGCTGTTCTTCACCGAGGCGACGGTGGTGCAGGCGGGACAGTTCGGCGGGGACCTGACCATTCCGGGGATGCGCCTCTACCAGACCGAGGGGTGA
- a CDS encoding DUF6114 domain-containing protein has product MSAESPGARNHSIQWRQSFREWRWQRPFWAGVLTVLGGLPIAYLPYHNLTFGQLQFRIGTTTGSASLIIGVLLVVLGLSMWFQPAVRVFAGVASILLGLVSLVVSNFGGLVVGFLFALFGGGMSVAWEPGEVPGGQPAKGRRRAPKGTADGVGDANDAKDADGVARSEGPNGTDGVDDRGAEDGENTPEPAGAGTAPEQETMNGRHRAG; this is encoded by the coding sequence ATGAGTGCCGAGTCGCCGGGGGCGCGTAACCACTCGATCCAGTGGCGTCAGTCGTTCCGGGAGTGGCGCTGGCAGCGCCCGTTCTGGGCAGGGGTGCTGACCGTCCTGGGCGGGCTGCCGATCGCGTACCTCCCGTATCACAACCTCACCTTCGGGCAGTTGCAGTTCCGGATCGGCACCACGACCGGATCCGCGTCACTGATCATCGGTGTGCTGCTGGTGGTGCTGGGCCTCAGCATGTGGTTCCAGCCCGCCGTACGGGTCTTCGCCGGGGTCGCCTCGATCCTGCTCGGCCTGGTCTCGTTGGTCGTCTCCAACTTCGGCGGGCTCGTCGTGGGCTTCCTCTTCGCCCTGTTCGGGGGCGGTATGAGCGTGGCCTGGGAGCCGGGCGAGGTGCCCGGTGGGCAGCCGGCCAAGGGCCGGCGGCGTGCGCCGAAGGGGACCGCGGACGGCGTGGGCGACGCGAACGACGCGAAGGACGCTGACGGCGTGGCGAGATCCGAGGGCCCGAACGGCACCGACGGCGTGGACGACAGGGGCGCCGAGGACGGTGAGAACACGCCGGAACCGGCCGGGGCCGGGACCGCGCCGGAGCAGGAGACCATGAATGGGAGGCACCGTGCGGGGTGA
- a CDS encoding DUF6230 family protein: MQSVARGGTRWKRFAVVMVPSVAATAAIGVAVAQGALAASFSVSGQNFKVSAGQLEGRGFVQYGALETQHGGKKIPVAVSAFKSAEIRDLCQSVVIPVPLFGDVSLKLSAGTNGKKVEAKNLYIDLDQLDADATFRNINIGVAAADSSKGPGINKGDAALPNGFAQEADEVSLSDVKQTAWATSAGTFKLSGLSLKVSKGKHECF; the protein is encoded by the coding sequence ATGCAGTCCGTGGCTCGTGGCGGGACCAGATGGAAGCGGTTCGCCGTCGTCATGGTTCCGAGCGTTGCGGCTACGGCCGCGATCGGTGTCGCCGTTGCCCAGGGCGCGCTCGCGGCGTCGTTCAGCGTGTCCGGCCAGAACTTCAAGGTCTCCGCCGGCCAGTTGGAAGGCCGGGGCTTCGTCCAGTACGGAGCGCTGGAGACGCAGCACGGCGGCAAGAAGATCCCGGTCGCGGTCTCCGCGTTCAAGAGCGCTGAGATCAGGGACCTCTGCCAGTCGGTGGTCATCCCGGTTCCGCTCTTCGGCGATGTGTCGCTGAAGCTGTCGGCCGGCACCAACGGCAAGAAGGTCGAGGCGAAGAACCTCTACATCGACCTCGACCAGCTCGACGCGGACGCCACGTTCCGGAACATCAACATCGGTGTGGCGGCTGCCGACTCCAGCAAGGGTCCCGGCATCAACAAGGGTGACGCCGCCCTTCCCAACGGATTCGCTCAGGAAGCCGACGAGGTCTCGCTGAGCGACGTCAAGCAGACCGCCTGGGCGACCAGCGCGGGCACCTTCAAGCTCTCCGGCCTCTCGCTGAAGGTCAGCAAGGGCAAGCACGAGTGCTTCTGA
- a CDS encoding tetratricopeptide repeat protein, with product MQPRNMSMSGVVDLAAVKAAGEAKQKAEQARAAAARNGVSAAPSRLVVDVDEASFQQEVLQRSTEVPVVIDFWAEWCEPCKQLGPVLERLAQEYAGRFVLTKIDVDANQMLFQQFGVQGIPAVFAVVAGQPLPLFQGAAPEGQIRQVLDQLIAAAEQQFGIVGAPVDPDAQGEEPTAPARPAGPHDGALSAAHDALDAGDLSGAVRAYQNVLVDDPGNAEAALGLAQAQLLERVQGMDAQAVRTAAADRPTDTAAQLAAADLDLVGGHVEDAFGRLVDTVRRTVGEDRERARVHLLELFEVIGADDPRVVTARSALARVLF from the coding sequence ATGCAGCCACGGAACATGTCCATGAGTGGAGTGGTCGACCTCGCCGCGGTGAAGGCGGCCGGGGAAGCGAAGCAGAAGGCGGAGCAGGCACGCGCCGCCGCCGCGCGCAACGGCGTCTCCGCCGCCCCCTCCCGTCTGGTCGTCGACGTCGACGAGGCGAGCTTTCAGCAGGAGGTCCTGCAGCGCTCCACCGAGGTCCCGGTCGTCATCGACTTCTGGGCGGAGTGGTGCGAGCCGTGCAAGCAGCTCGGTCCGGTGCTGGAGCGGCTCGCCCAGGAGTACGCCGGGCGGTTCGTGCTCACCAAGATCGACGTCGACGCCAACCAGATGCTCTTCCAGCAGTTCGGCGTGCAGGGCATCCCCGCGGTCTTCGCGGTGGTGGCCGGCCAGCCGCTGCCCCTCTTCCAGGGCGCCGCGCCCGAGGGGCAGATCCGCCAGGTGCTGGACCAGCTGATCGCCGCCGCCGAGCAGCAGTTCGGCATCGTCGGCGCGCCGGTCGACCCGGACGCGCAGGGCGAGGAGCCGACCGCCCCGGCGCGGCCGGCCGGCCCGCACGACGGCGCGCTCTCCGCCGCGCACGACGCGCTGGATGCCGGTGATCTGAGCGGCGCCGTCCGGGCGTACCAGAACGTGCTCGTCGACGACCCCGGCAACGCCGAGGCCGCGTTGGGCCTGGCCCAGGCCCAACTGCTGGAGCGGGTGCAGGGGATGGACGCGCAGGCGGTCCGCACCGCGGCCGCCGACCGTCCGACCGACACGGCGGCGCAGCTCGCCGCCGCCGACCTCGACCTGGTGGGCGGCCATGTGGAGGACGCCTTCGGGCGGTTGGTCGACACCGTGCGGCGCACCGTGGGTGAGGACCGCGAGCGGGCGCGGGTGCATCTGCTGGAGCTGTTCGAGGTGATCGGAGCGGACGACCCGCGCGTGGTCACCGCCCGTAGCGCGCTGGCCCGCGTCCTGTTCTGA
- a CDS encoding TetR/AcrR family transcriptional regulator, producing the protein MTPSTPRTGAARPGRPRSAEADRAILEATRAALVELGWSKLTMGDVAARAGVAKTTLYRRWASKHELVVDAVAAVFEENLDLPDLGSLQADIEAVVLQFAALLERPETGMALMAVVAEATRDEDLRQRIRTALVERQKCLVLLGRERAQARGELPREESPEVSARTVDLIFDVIAGAVVHRAMVSAERVDEEWVRAFATLLIHGLAAAAGAIPATTANDPAAERGGDDPAAG; encoded by the coding sequence ATGACCCCGTCCACCCCGCGCACCGGCGCCGCACGCCCCGGCCGCCCTCGCAGCGCCGAGGCCGACCGGGCCATCCTGGAGGCGACTCGCGCCGCGCTGGTGGAGCTCGGCTGGTCCAAGTTGACCATGGGCGATGTCGCGGCGCGCGCCGGGGTCGCCAAGACCACGCTGTACCGCCGCTGGGCGAGCAAGCACGAGCTGGTGGTGGACGCGGTCGCCGCGGTCTTCGAGGAGAACCTGGACCTGCCCGACCTCGGCAGCCTGCAGGCCGACATCGAGGCCGTGGTGCTGCAGTTCGCCGCGCTGCTGGAGCGCCCGGAGACCGGCATGGCGCTGATGGCGGTGGTGGCCGAGGCCACCCGGGACGAGGACCTGCGGCAGCGGATCCGCACCGCCCTGGTCGAGCGTCAGAAGTGTCTGGTTCTGCTCGGTCGGGAGCGCGCCCAGGCGCGCGGCGAACTGCCGCGCGAGGAGTCCCCCGAGGTCTCCGCCCGCACCGTCGACCTCATCTTCGACGTGATCGCGGGGGCCGTGGTGCACCGCGCGATGGTCAGCGCGGAGCGGGTGGACGAGGAGTGGGTGCGGGCCTTCGCCACCCTCCTCATCCACGGACTCGCCGCCGCGGCGGGGGCCATCCCCGCCACGACGGCGAACGACCCCGCCGCGGAGCGCGGGGGCGACGACCCCGCGGCGGGCTGA